The Deltaproteobacteria bacterium genomic sequence GCGATGGACCCCGGGCGGTCGCGCTTGGCCCGGATGGAGGCCAGGAGCGACTGTTTCGTTCGGTCCAGCTCCTTCTCCGGGAAGGACGGCTGCGTCAGCACCTCGCTCATGAGCGCCAGACCGGTGTCCAGGTCCTTCTTGAGGATGCTCAGGCTCACCGTGGCCAGCTCGCGGCCGGCGTCGGTGCCCAGGTGGGCGCCCATGCCCTCGACAAGGCCGCTGATGGCCATGGAGTCGCGCGTGGGCGTGCCACGGGTCAGCAGCCGGGAGGTGAGGTTGGCCAGTCCGTGACGGTCCGCGGGATCGTAGCGCGAGCCGGCGCGGATCAGCAGCTCCATGGAAACGAGGGGCAGCGCGGCCTGCTCCGAGGTCACCAGGACCATCCCGTTGGGGAGTATCTCGCGTTGTGCGTTCATGGCGGCGGAGGCGACGGCCTGCGGCGCCAGGACCAGGCACAGCAGAAGCGGCAGCCAGCGTTTCATGAGCGTTTCCTCTCCTGGGGCACCAGGACCCCCACGGTACGGCGGTCGCGGTCGAGGTACTCTTGCGCCACCCGCTGGACGTCCCCGGCCGTGACCCCCTGGATGCCTCCCAGGTATTCGTTCATCCGGCGCCATCCGCCGGTCACCTCATAGAAGCCCACGCGCATGGCCTGGCCCCGGTTGGACTCCTGGGCGAAGATGAAGCTCGCCGCCACCTGGTTCTTGGCCTTGTCGAGCTCCGCCCGGGTGACGCCCTCGTCCCGCACCCGGCCGATCACGTCGTCGATGGCCGCCTCCACCTCGGCAATTTCCTTGCCCGGCATGGCCTGGGCGCCGAGGGTGAAGGTGGTGGGGTCGATGGAAACCCGGTGGTAGCCCGCGTAGGCGTAGCGCGCGATGCGCTTCTCGTACACCAGATCCCGGTGAAGCCGCGAGGTGCGTCCGCGCGACAGGATCATCTCCAGCACGTCCAGCGCGTAGCTGTCCGAGTGGCCCACCTCGGGCACGTGGTAGTTCATGATCACCACGGGCAGTTCGGCTTCCTTCTTGAGCTGCACGCGCCGCTCGCCCCGTTGGGGCGGCTCGGCTTGTCCCACCTCGGGGGGGTCCGGCCCCCGGGGGATGGCGCCGAAATGCTCGCGGACCTGCGCCAGGATCTCCTCGCTGTCGAAGTCCCCGGCCACCACGATGAAGGCGTTGTTGGGCGCGTAGTAGGTCCGGTAGAAGTCCTCGAGGTCCTGCAGGGTCATGCGCTCGACGTCCTGGGGCCAGCCGATGATGGGGCGGCGGTACGGGTGCACCGCGTAGGTCACCGCGCTGGTGACCTCGCCCAGCGCCGCCCGCGGGCGGTCGTCGGTGCGCTGCCGCCGCTCCTCCTGCACGACCTTCTTCTCGGGCGTGAAGTGGATTTCCCGGAGGCGCGTGTTGACCATGCGGTCGGCCTCGAGCTCGATGGCCACGCCGATGGATTCCCGGCTCATGGTGGCGTGGTACACGGTGGTGTCGTAGGAGGTGAACGCGTTGGAGCGGCCGCCGTGTTTCCGGATGGTGCGGGCGTATTCCTCGGGCGCCACCTTGTCGGTGCCCTTGAACATCATGTGCTCAAGGAAGTGGGCGATGCCGCTCTTGCCGTCCACCTCGTTGCGCGAGCCCACCCGGTACCACACCTGGAAGGTGACCGCGGGGCTCCGGTGGTTCTCCAGCAGCAGCACCTTGAGGCCGTTGTCGAGGACCTCCTCACGGACGTCCACCATTCCCTTGGGCGCCGATGCTCCGGCGACGGCCGGGAGCAGGGTGACCAGGAACAAGCCGGCGAGGCGATGAATCCAGTCCATGAGTTTGAGAATATCGGGCAGGGGGGGCGGGCGCAACAGGGGTCGCGGCGCACGTTCCCAGCGCCGACAGATCTCCGCCGTCCTACCCTCGGCTTCAAGACCCGTTGGGGGTGACCAAGCGGCGCAGGATGAGCGAACCGAGTCCGTGGCGCCGCATCCGTTCGATGAAGGTGGTGCGGTTCAGGCCCAACAGGATGGCGGCGGCGGTCTTGTTCCCGTTGGCGCGTTCGAGTGCCTGGACCATCATCTCGCGTTGAAACCGGTGGATACACTGATCGATGTCGATGCCGTCGCTCGGCAGGACAAACTCCGGCAGGGGTGCGCCTTCGCCGGGAGGCTTCAGGTAGCCGGACAGCTCGGGCAGGTCTTCGGCGCGGATCTCGATGTGGTCCGTGAGTGTGATGAGCCGCTCGATGAGGTTCTCCATTTCTCTCACGTTGCCCGGCCAGTCGTACGCCCGAAGGCGCGTCATCGCGGCGTCCTCGATGGTGCGTGGCGGGTTTCCGCCGTAGCGTTTCAGGAAATGTTGAATCAAGGGAGGTATGTCGTCCCGCCGTGCGCGCAAGGGCGGAAGCTCCAGGGAAAGGATGGCCAGCCGATAGTAGAGATCCTCGCGGAACAGTCCGGCCGGGATGGCTTCCCGCAGGTCACGATTGGTGGCGGCGACGAAACGCGCATCGGTGCGTGTGGCGACGTCGCTACCTAGCGGATTGAACTCCCGCTCCTGAAGGACGCGCAACAGTTTCGTCTGGAGTCTTGGAGTGATCTCGCCGATCTCGTCAAGGAAGATGGTTCCTTCCTTCGCGCTCATGAAACGCCCCGATCGGGTTTGTTGCGCACCGGTAAACGCACCGCGGACATGGCCAAACAGCTCGTTCTCCAAGAGGTCCTCCGGTATGGCACCGCAGTTGACGGCGACAAAGGGTTGACTCGCCCGTCTGCTGCGGTCGTGGATGGTCCGTGCAACCAACTCCTTGCCGGTACCGCTCTCTCCGGTGATGAGGACGGTCGAGTCGCTTGCGGCGATCCTCAGGGTGAGTTCAAAGACGCGCCGCATGACTTCGCTCTGCCCGATCATGGAACCGAGTGTGTCAAAGAGGCGTTGGCCTACTGGTTGATTGTTCGGTTGCCGCATTCTTCCTCCCGTAGTTTTATGCGTTCTGTATAATAAGATTCTGGAACGCAAAAGACGCGCCAAGACAGCCTGTTGTTCGTTTGCTGAAATTTCCTGCGCTGGATGAAGAAACCGCGGTCGTTGATGTCGCTTCAGAGGGGGCCCGGCAGTATATTGACAATCCCGCCTCGCCGGAATCGCGAGGGGGCCGCCCAAGGGTTGAGAACTGCGTGCATTTTGGCTGTCATGGCGCTGACACCGGACCGTCGATTTTCTGCCACACCCGGTCGAGGCCGCGCGGTCCCAGTGTGAAGAGTGCCTGTCTTCCATCGCATGGCCGTTGACTTCGCTTGAAATGAGAGCTTCGGGCGGTAAGACTGAGGATCGTGCAACCAAGACTGCTGTTTCAATGAGTGCCTCGGAGAACGAGATGGCGTTTGCTGACGACGCGAAGGGTCTGCCCCCTGTCCCTTTGACCATGGAGGGCTGGAGCATCCTCCACCAGATGTTCCGTATCCGCTGGCCGGAGTGGAACGCGCTGGCCCGGGAGGTCCGCCGGAAAACCGTTGACGAGGCGGTCTCCGTGCTCCAGGCCATGGAGAACAGCGCCGCCGGCCGCTCCGGGCTGACCTCGCTCCTTGGCCACAAGGGCGACCTGATGCTCATCCACTTCCGGGATTCTATGGATGCCCTGAACGAGGCCGAGCTGGCGCTGGCCCAGCTCAAGCTGGCTCCGTTCCTGGAGCCGACCACCTCCTACCTCTCGGTTGTGGAACTGGGCCTCTACAGCGCCTCCGGCCAGCTCTACCGTTCCCTCCAGGAGAAGGGCGTCCCCCCCGACACGGCGGAGTGGAAGGAGCAGGTGGAGGCTTATCTCGCCCAGGCTCGGAAGACCATGGAGGGCCGCCTCCGGCCCGACATCCCGGCCCGGCGCTACGTCTGCTTCTATCCCATGGACAAGAAGCGGGGTGAGGCCAAGAACTGGTACGAGGCGCCCTTCGCGGAGCGCCAGCGGATGATGGCGGACCACGGTTTCATCGGCCGGCGCTACGCCGGCCAAGTGACCCAGATCATCTCCGGCTCCATCGGTTTCGACGACTGGGAGTGGGGCGTGGACCTCTTCGCCGACGACCCCGTGGTGTTCAAGAAGCTGATCTACGAGATGCGCTTCGACGAGGCCAGCGCCCTCTACGGCCTGTTCGGCCCGTTCTATCTGGGGCTCCAGTTCCGGGCGGAAGAGTTGGGGACGTTGCTGGAGGGGCGGACGCCGGGGTTCGGGGCGGAGCCTGGCGCGTAGAAAAACCGTTGGGCGGTTGGCGTCACCCTTTGAGTTTCGGTCAGAGTTGCAAAGGGCTTGACCACGGTTTTAGTTATATCTAAACTCACGGGCTCAGTGTGGAGAGTCGAAATGCAGCGTCGGGTGAATGGGGGACAGTCGTGTGGGCGGTCGACAAGTCCGGCAAGAGTCTGGCCCGGGAATACTTCCGGCGGTTGAAGGCCAGTGATCGTGCCAAGATTCAGGCCGTCTTCAATCGGTTGGCCAATTTTGGCAGAGTCCAATCGCAGGAACGCTTCAAGAAACTCGGCGAGCGGAACGGGTTCGCGCTGTGGGAGGTCAAGAGCTTTCAGTACCGGTTTATCGGCACCTTCTCGTCGAGACGAGAGTTTGTGGTCGCTCATGGACTGCAAAAGAAGCAAAACCAGCACAGGGTTCGCGACCTGGACATCGCGGCGAAGAACCTCACCAACTATTTTGAAGGAGTACAGCCATGACCACGTACGCTGGCGAACCGCCGATTGAGCAAGGGGAGAACTTCGCTCGTCTGGTGCGGCAGGAAGAACTGATCCTGGAAGTGACCGAGAAGTTGACGCTGGCCCTGGACGAGGCCGGCATCACCCGGACGGAGTTGGCTGACCGTTTGGGCCGCACACCGGGCTACGTGTCTCAGGTTTTCGGGGGCGGGAGAAATCTGACGCTCCGGACCGTCGCCGATATCGCGGCCGCGCTGTCGATGCGGCCGACCCTGTACTTGGCGCCCGAGGATGGACCCACGGACGGTCGTTGAGTTCAAGGGTGGTAGTTGCCGCCAGTGGAGTGGTGTTCAAGAAGCTGATCTACGAGATGCGCTTCGACGAGGCTAGCGCCCTCTACGGCCTGTTTGGGCCGTTCTATCTGGGGCTCCAGTTCCGGGCGGAAGAGTTGGGGACGTTGCTGGAGGGGCGGACCCCCGGGTTCGGTGCGGGACCTGGCGCGTAAGTCAGCCCTTCCTTTGACAACGGATTCCGAATCGGTTAGTCATTAATTCAGCAAGCGTCGTCGGGGATCATCACTTTCCTGTGTCGGGTCCTCCGTCGGAATACAACAGCCTGTCATGGGCTCGGAGTAATTGACCGAGCCTGGGCGAATACGCGGAACATCAACACACCCTGATTGATGCTTGCAAGGACCCGGCTACCCGTTCTTGGGTATTCGGCAGTCCGCCAGTGTTGCCTACTTCTTTGCGAGGAGGTGTGCAATGGCAGGGCATCAGGGTGTCGCCATCGTCTTCGTTTGTCTCTTTATTCTCGGCCCTGGTCCCTTCCCGGCAGCGGCGGGTGATGCGGCCCGCTCGTCGCCGGTCAGCGGCAAGAGCGGGGCGAAACGCGCCCCCGAAGCCGCCGGCATCCAGACCCCCGCCCGTGTGCTGTCCGTCTACGACGGCGACACCGTGAAGGTCGAGGCGGACATGTGGCCCGGGCTCACCTGGAAGGGAAGCGTGCGTGTCGAAGGGGTGGACACCCCGGAACTCCGGGGCAAGTGCGACGGTGAGAAGCGGAAGGCCCGGGCCGCGCGCGACTTCGTCAGGGAACGGGTCGGCAAACGGGTGACGCTGATGGACGTCAAGAAGGGGAAGTACGCTGGGCGGGTCGTGGCGCGCATCCGGCTGGCTGACGGAACCGACCTGACGGAACTCCTGATACGGGCTCGGCACGGACGGGCCTACGATGGAGGACGACGGCGCGGATGGTGTGGCAAAGACGGAAAGTAGAGATCTCTCGGGAATGCCTCTCCGGGATTGACAACCCGGACCGAGGGTACGGCGCTACCGTGGGTTGAATCGAATATGGGCCGCAATCGACGAGTTCTAGTGGTCGGCGCGGGCATGGCGGGTCTCGGAGCCGCCTACTCCCTCCGCAAGCGCGGACTGGATGCCATCGTCTTCGAAGCGTCTTCGCGGCCCGGCGGGCGAGTCGCCGTGGAGGAGGTCGGCGGTTTCCGCATGGACGTCGGCGCCAACATCTTTCTGGAGACGTTCGACACGGTCAAGGAGTTGGCAGCCGAGCTCGGTGTTCCCCTGGAGCGGACGCGCGTCCCGATCCATGGCGGGGTGTACCGCAACGGCAAGTTTCACGGTCTCTACGGCGGCGACCACCCGAGGGACCAGTGGAAGACGATCCGCACGCTGCTGTCATTCCGGCTTCTGTCGCCACGGGGCCTCTGGCAGCTAATGAAGTTCGGGAGGATGCTGAAGGCCCGGTGCGGCGAACTCAGCCTCGAAGACCCTTCGCGGATGGCGACTCTCGACGATGGCGAGAGCGCGGCCGATTTCGTCGCATCGAAGATCGGAAGCGAGTTCCTCGAATGGTTTTTCGGACCTAATTTGAGCGGCTATACGTTCGCACATCCGGAACAAGTCGGCGCCGCGTACGGGATGGCGGTTCTCTGGTATTTTGGTTTGAACGCCGGCTGGCCGCTCCGTCCCAAGGGCGGCGCCGGGGCGTTCGTGGATGCCCTCGCTCGTGCCTGCGGCCCAAGTATCCGGACCTCTACCCCGGCGACCCGCATCGTGATCGAGGACGGATGCGTCAGGGGCGTGGTCGCGGAAGGCGGGCTTGTCGAGGCCGACGCGGTCATCTGCGCCACCACCGCCACCGCGGCTCTCCGGCTCGCTCCCGATTTGCCGTCCGGCATCAGGGACGCTTTGGGTCGCGTCACCTACTCCAGTTGTTGCCGCGTATTCTTCGGCCTCGACTCGAGCCCGTTCCCGGGGGACTGGTACGGGGTGATGTTCCCTCGACAGACGGGGGCGTTCATGTCGGGCATGAGCAACTCGGCCGCGCTGGCGCCGGAATCCGTGCCGGAGGGAAAGGCCCTGATCGACGCGCTCGTCATCGGAACGCTGGCCGAGGAGTTGTCGGCATTGAGCCACGAGCAGGTGGTTCGGCGGATCCTTGCGGAAACGCGGAAGTATTTTCCGGCCATGACCCAGGAACCGCTGTTCACCCGTGTCCACCGTTGGGATGAGGCGGCGTGTCTGGCGCCCGGCGGCATGATCTCGGCGCTGCATCGAATGCGCGGCACGGAGCTCAAGGCCGTCAAGGGCTTGTTCCTCGCCGGCGAATACATGGGAGTGCCGTCGGTCAATGGAGCCGTGCGCAGCGGCCTGGACGCCGCCGCCGACTGTGCGGCTTTCGTTTCTCCGGGGCCGGATGAAAGTTTCTGAGGCCGTCCCGTTTGTGCTAATGGTACAAGGGCAGCGAGGGTCGGTGTCACCGGGAGCCGGACAACCGGTTTCCGGGACTTGCCACGGGCAGGCGACCTGACTGGTCCGCGCCCGGGTGAACGTGATCCGTGGACCCCCCTGCGACCGCCATGGAAAAAGACAGCGCGGAGCTTGGCGCTCTTGGCGCCGGAACGGGCGGGGTGATCCAGCCCTCGGTCTGGAACGCCCTGCCATATTTCCTGCCGCTCACGATTTTGCCGGTGGTGTTCCTGTCGTCGCTCTACGGCGGCTGGTGGCTCGCGGTTCCGTTCGTTTATTTCTGGCTCGCGGACCGTTTCGACACCATGTTCGGCCAGGACGAAGCGAACATGGACCCGGGCATACCCCCGCGCCGGCTGTTCGCCTACAGGCTGGCGGAATGGGTGTGGGTGGCGCTCTATCTGGTGACGTTCGTCTTCGCGCTGTGGCAGATCCTCGTCGCCGGCCATTTGTCGGCTTGGGAGGCCCTCTTGATGGCGCTGGTCCTGGGCAGTCTGGCCCGGTTCGCCCACAATGCCGGCCACGAGATGATGCACGCGCGCTCTTTGTGGGAGCGCCGGGCGGCCGAAATCGTGCTCGCTTCGGTGTCGTTCCCGCAGGAGGCCACCGAGCACGTCTGCATCCACCATCCCCTCGTCTGCACCCCGGCGG encodes the following:
- a CDS encoding thermonuclease family protein: MAGHQGVAIVFVCLFILGPGPFPAAAGDAARSSPVSGKSGAKRAPEAAGIQTPARVLSVYDGDTVKVEADMWPGLTWKGSVRVEGVDTPELRGKCDGEKRKARAARDFVRERVGKRVTLMDVKKGKYAGRVVARIRLADGTDLTELLIRARHGRAYDGGRRRGWCGKDGK
- a CDS encoding pitrilysin family protein, giving the protein MDWIHRLAGLFLVTLLPAVAGASAPKGMVDVREEVLDNGLKVLLLENHRSPAVTFQVWYRVGSRNEVDGKSGIAHFLEHMMFKGTDKVAPEEYARTIRKHGGRSNAFTSYDTTVYHATMSRESIGVAIELEADRMVNTRLREIHFTPEKKVVQEERRQRTDDRPRAALGEVTSAVTYAVHPYRRPIIGWPQDVERMTLQDLEDFYRTYYAPNNAFIVVAGDFDSEEILAQVREHFGAIPRGPDPPEVGQAEPPQRGERRVQLKKEAELPVVIMNYHVPEVGHSDSYALDVLEMILSRGRTSRLHRDLVYEKRIARYAYAGYHRVSIDPTTFTLGAQAMPGKEIAEVEAAIDDVIGRVRDEGVTRAELDKAKNQVAASFIFAQESNRGQAMRVGFYEVTGGWRRMNEYLGGIQGVTAGDVQRVAQEYLDRDRRTVGVLVPQERKRS
- a CDS encoding helix-turn-helix transcriptional regulator, translated to MTTYAGEPPIEQGENFARLVRQEELILEVTEKLTLALDEAGITRTELADRLGRTPGYVSQVFGGGRNLTLRTVADIAAALSMRPTLYLAPEDGPTDGR
- a CDS encoding insulinase family protein encodes the protein MKRWLPLLLCLVLAPQAVASAAMNAQREILPNGMVLVTSEQAALPLVSMELLIRAGSRYDPADRHGLANLTSRLLTRGTPTRDSMAISGLVEGMGAHLGTDAGRELATVSLSILKKDLDTGLALMSEVLTQPSFPEKELDRTKQSLLASIRAKRDRPGSIA
- a CDS encoding NAD(P)/FAD-dependent oxidoreductase — translated: MGRNRRVLVVGAGMAGLGAAYSLRKRGLDAIVFEASSRPGGRVAVEEVGGFRMDVGANIFLETFDTVKELAAELGVPLERTRVPIHGGVYRNGKFHGLYGGDHPRDQWKTIRTLLSFRLLSPRGLWQLMKFGRMLKARCGELSLEDPSRMATLDDGESAADFVASKIGSEFLEWFFGPNLSGYTFAHPEQVGAAYGMAVLWYFGLNAGWPLRPKGGAGAFVDALARACGPSIRTSTPATRIVIEDGCVRGVVAEGGLVEADAVICATTATAALRLAPDLPSGIRDALGRVTYSSCCRVFFGLDSSPFPGDWYGVMFPRQTGAFMSGMSNSAALAPESVPEGKALIDALVIGTLAEELSALSHEQVVRRILAETRKYFPAMTQEPLFTRVHRWDEAACLAPGGMISALHRMRGTELKAVKGLFLAGEYMGVPSVNGAVRSGLDAAADCAAFVSPGPDESF
- a CDS encoding type II toxin-antitoxin system RelE/ParE family toxin, whose amino-acid sequence is MWAVDKSGKSLAREYFRRLKASDRAKIQAVFNRLANFGRVQSQERFKKLGERNGFALWEVKSFQYRFIGTFSSRREFVVAHGLQKKQNQHRVRDLDIAAKNLTNYFEGVQP
- a CDS encoding chlorite dismutase family protein, producing MVVAASGVVFKKLIYEMRFDEASALYGLFGPFYLGLQFRAEELGTLLEGRTPGFGAGPGA
- a CDS encoding heme-dependent peroxidase; amino-acid sequence: MAFADDAKGLPPVPLTMEGWSILHQMFRIRWPEWNALAREVRRKTVDEAVSVLQAMENSAAGRSGLTSLLGHKGDLMLIHFRDSMDALNEAELALAQLKLAPFLEPTTSYLSVVELGLYSASGQLYRSLQEKGVPPDTAEWKEQVEAYLAQARKTMEGRLRPDIPARRYVCFYPMDKKRGEAKNWYEAPFAERQRMMADHGFIGRRYAGQVTQIISGSIGFDDWEWGVDLFADDPVVFKKLIYEMRFDEASALYGLFGPFYLGLQFRAEELGTLLEGRTPGFGAEPGA
- a CDS encoding sigma 54-interacting transcriptional regulator, giving the protein MIGQSEVMRRVFELTLRIAASDSTVLITGESGTGKELVARTIHDRSRRASQPFVAVNCGAIPEDLLENELFGHVRGAFTGAQQTRSGRFMSAKEGTIFLDEIGEITPRLQTKLLRVLQEREFNPLGSDVATRTDARFVAATNRDLREAIPAGLFREDLYYRLAILSLELPPLRARRDDIPPLIQHFLKRYGGNPPRTIEDAAMTRLRAYDWPGNVREMENLIERLITLTDHIEIRAEDLPELSGYLKPPGEGAPLPEFVLPSDGIDIDQCIHRFQREMMVQALERANGNKTAAAILLGLNRTTFIERMRRHGLGSLILRRLVTPNGS